The Burkholderia pyrrocinia genomic sequence CACTGGCGCGGGTTTTAGCCAAGGAGATGACCAAAATGAAATACCACAAGGCAGTCCTGATGGTCGCGGCGCTCTGCGCGTTCGCAAGCGGCGCGCATGCTCAGGAGACGGGCACGCTGAAGAAGATCAAGGACACGGGCGTAATCGCGCTGGGCCACCGCGAATCGTCGATCCCCTTCTCCTACTACGACCAGAGCCAGCAGGTCGTCGGCTATTCGCGCGAATTCCAGCTGAAGGTGGTCGACGCGGTGAAGAAGAAGCTGAACCTGCCGAACCTGCAGGTGAAGAACATCCCGGTCACGTCGCAGAACCGCATTCCGCTGGTGCAGAACGGCACGGTCGATATCGAGTGCGGCTCGACGACCAACAACACCGAGCGTCAGCAGCAAGCTGCGTTCTCCGACACGATCTTCGTGATCGGCACGCGCCTGATGACGAAGAAGGATTCGGGCGTCAAGGATTTCGCGGACCTGAAGGGCAAGACGGTCGTGACCACCGCCGGCACGACGTCGGAGCGCCTGCTGCGCAAGATGAACAACGACAAGCAGCTCGGCATGAACATCATCAGCGCGAAGGATCACGGCGACTCGTTCAACACGCTGGAATCGGGCCGCGCGGTCGCGTTCATGATGGATGACGCGCTGCTCGCGGGCGAGCGCGCGAAGGCGAAGCAGCCGGGCGAGTGGGTGATCGTCGGCACGCCGCAATCGGAAGAAGCGTACGGCTGCATGATGCGCAAGGGCGATGCTGACTTCAAGAAGGTCGTCGACGACGCGATCTCGCAAGTCGAGAAGTCGGGCGAAGCCGCGAAGATCTACGCGAAGTGGTTCGAGAACCCGATCCCGCCGAAGGGGCTGAACCTGAACTTCCCGCTGTCCGATTCGATGAAGAAGCTGTACGCGAACCCGAACGACAAGGCACTCGACTGACCGCACGGCCGTTGATGCAGAAATGACGCTAATGAGACGGAAGAGGCCACGCTTCTTCCGTTTCTTTTTGCTGGAGTCTTGCCCATGTCTTACCACTGGAACTGGGGCATCTTCCTGAGCCCCGTGTCGACCGGCGAGCCGACGACTTATTTCGGATGGCTGATGTCCGGCTTCCGGGTGACGATCGAAGTGTCGCTCGCCGCCTGGGTCATCGCGCTGATCGTCGGTTCGTTGTTCGGCGTGCTGCGCACGGTGCCGAACAAATGGCTGTCCGCGATCGGCACCGCGTACGTGTCGATCTTCCGGAACATTCCGCTGATCGTGCAGTTCTTCATCTGGTATCTCGTGATACCGGAACTGCTGCCCGCATCGATCGGCACCTGGATCAAGCAGTTGCCGCCGGGCACGCAGTTCTTTACCGCGTCGATCGTCTGTCTCGGCCTGTTCACGGGCGCGCGCGTGTGCGAACAGGTGCGCTCGGGGATCAACGCGCTGCCGAAGGGCCAGCGCGCCGCCGGCCTCGCGATGGGCTTCACGCAATGGCAGACGTACCGCTACGTGCTGCTGCCCGTTGCGTACCGGATCATCGTGCCGCCGCTCACGTCGGAATTCCTGAACATCTTCAAGAACTCCGCCGTCGCGTCGACGATCGGCCTGCTCGACCTGTCCGCGCAGGCGCGCCAGCTCGTCGACTACACCGCGCAGACCTATGAGTCGTTCATCGCGGTCACGCTCGCGTACGTGCTGATCAACCTCGTCGTGATGTCGCTCATGCGTTGGATCGAAGGCCGTACGCGGCTGCCCGGCTATATCGGAGGCAAGTGATGCATCAGTTCGACTGGAGTAGTATTCCCGGCGCGCTGCCGACGCTGTGGACGGGTGCGATCGTCACGCTGCAGATCACGCTGATCGCGATCGTCGTCGGGATCGTGTGGGGCACGCTGCTGGCACTGATGCGGCTGTCGGGCGTCAAGCCGCTCGCGTGGTTCGCGCAGGGCTACGTGACGGTGTTCCGCTCGATCCCGCTCGTGATGGTGCTGCTGTGGTTCTTCCTGATCGTGCCGCAGCTGCTGCAGGGCGTGCTCGGGTTGTCGCCGACGATCGACATCCGCCTCGCGTCGGCGATGGTCGCGTTCTCGCTGTTCGAAGCCGCGTATTATTCCGAGATCATCCGTGCCGGCATCCAGTCGGTGCCGCGCGGGCAGGTGAACGCCGCGTTCGCGCTCGGCATGAACTACGCGCAGGCGATGCGCCTCGTGATCCTGCCGCAGGCGTTCCGCGCGATGGTGCCGCTGCTGCTCACGCAGGCGATCGTCCTGTTCCAGGATACGTCGCTCGTGTACGTGATCAGTCTCGCGGACTTCTTCCGCACGGCCGCCAACGTCGGCGATCGCGACGGCACGACCGTCGAGATGGTCCTGTTCGCCGGCGCATGCTATTTCGTGATTTGCTCGTTGGCGTCTGTTCTCGTCAAGAGTCTCCAGAAAAAGGTCACACGATGATTTCCATCAAGAACGTTTCCAAGTGGTACGGCCAGTTTCAGGTTCTTACCGACTGCACGACCGAGGTCAAGAAAGGCGAAGTGGTCGTCGTGTGCGGCCCGTCGGGCTCCGGCAAGTCGACGCTGATCAAGACCGTCAACGGCCTCGAGCCGTTCCAGCAGGGCGAGATCCTCGTGAACGGCCAGTCGGTCGGCGACAAGAAGACGAACCTGTCGAAGCTGCGCTCGAAGGTCGGGATGGTGTTCCAGCATTTCGAGCTGTTCCCGCACCTGTCGATCACCGAGAACCTGACGCTCGCGCAGATCAAGGTGCTCGGCCGCGGCAAGGACGAAGCGGCCGACAAGGGCATGAAGCTGCTCGATCGCGTCGGCCTGAAGGCGCATGCGCACAAGTATCCGGGCCAGCTGTCGGGCGGCCAGCAGCAGCGTGTCGCGATCGCGCGCGCGCTGTCGATGGACCCGATCGCGATGCTGTTCGACGAACCGACGTCCGCGCTCGATCCGGAGATGATCAACGAAGTGCTCGACGTGATGGTCGAACTCGCGCAGGAAGGGATGACGATGATGGTCGTCACGCACGAGATGGGCTTCGCGAAGAAGGTCGCGCATCGCGTGATCTTCATGGACAAGGGCGCGATCGTCGAGGACGACCGCAAGGACGATTTCTTCTCGAATCCGAAATCGGAGCGCGCGAAGGACTTCCTCGCGAAGATCCTGCACTGAGCGTTCGCGCACTGCGTGCGTTTCGCGCGCGCCAATGCGAAACCGCCCGGCCGAGCGCCGGGCGGTTTTTTTTGTGCGCCGTTACCAGCTGTACCGGTAGCCGACCTGCCCGACGATGCCGCGCCGGTACGCGCCGCCGATGTTGCGCGCGATCTTCGCGTTCGCGTACAGCTCGCCCGACTTGCCGAAGCCCGCGGTCACGCCGACGCCGAGCTCGTACCACGTGCGGCCGAGATGCGTCGCGAACGGCGTGCCGCCGACGACGGTCTGGCCGGGCGACAGGAAGTCGTGCAGCACGTCGGCCGTGAAGTACGGCGTCGCGGCGCCGCCGCCCGAGTTCGCCTCGAGGTTCGGCCGGAAGATGCGCACGCCGACGCGGCCGCGCAGCGCATGCGTCGTCGTGCCCGACACGGCGGACACGTTGTCGTTGAACCCGTTGAGCTTCAGGTACTGGTACATCAGTTGCGCCTGCGGCTCGATCGCGATCGGCGTGCCGCCGATGCCGAACGGCTTGCCGACCTCCTGCGACAGCGCGATGCCGAAGCCGTTCTGCGACGCCTCGTTGCCGTAGCTGTCGCGATAGCGGTTGCCGTAGTGCGTGACCTGCCCGACGCTGTCGAAGTACGTGCCGTCCGTCAGGTAGCGCGTCCAGTAGCCGCCGACGCTCTGCGCATGCATCTCGACCGAGCCCGTCGACGTCGACAGGTTCGGCGAGTCGGCGCGCGCCATGTCGCTGAAGCTCGCGTTCGACACGCCGATGCTGGCCGTCACGCCTGCATGCGTGCTGCTGCCGCCGGGCGCCTGGTCGAGCGTCCAGTCCTTGCCGAACTGCGCGAAGAACGTGCGCTCGTCGGCCGCGAAGCGGCCCGCGTCCGCATCGAGGCTCTGGCCGCCGATGCGGCCCCACACGCCATCGCGGTTGCCGGGCTGCTGCTTGCCGAGGTTGTAGATGTCGCCGACGCGCTCGTGCAGCTTGCCGAGCGTCGAGAAGCCGTAGTCGGCGTTCAGTAGCGGCGTCAGTGAGTAGCCGGCGACGCCCGGACGATACGCGAGCGTGCCGCTGCCGCCATTTCCGCTGCCGCCGCCGGACGGGTGGATCGTCGGGTCGCCGGGGTCCGTCGGATCGAGCTGCGAGCGCAGGTACCAGCCGTTCGCGTCGCCCTGGCCGCCGCGATAGAGCCGGTATTCGTATGCGCCGGCCTGTACCGGGCCCGCGAGATGGAACGCCGACGCGGCGGTCGTGCCGCCGTTGGCCGTGACGACCACGGGAATCCCGTCGCCGGTCGTCTTCGCGCCGGTGCCGGCCGTGTTGGCGATCTTCAGGCCGGTCGTGCCGCTCGCGGCGCCGCCGTTCACGATCAGCCGGTCGGTCGGCGATGCATCGGCGCCGAGATACGTGTTGAGTGCGATCGTGCCGCCGTTGCCGATATAGCTGCCGGTCGTCAGCGTCTTGTAGCTGCCCGTGAGCGTCGGCGAGCCGGCCGGCGCGGCGAACGCGACCAGACCCGCGTTGTCCAGGCTGCTCAGCACCGAGCTGCCCGTCATGCGCCACGTGCTCGTGCCGTCGATCGTCAGCGCGACCGGATCGATCGTGCCGGTCAGCGTCGTGCCGTTCGCGAGGAACACGTTGCCGGTGCTCGACGCGTCGGAGACGATGTCGCCCGTGAGGTTCACCGCCGACGCGTTGAACGTCACGTTGCTGCCGTTCGCGAGGTTCAGCAGCGTACCGTTGCCGGCCGTCACGACCGTGCCGTTGCGCACCGCGATGTCGGCCGTGCCGCCGCGCGCGGCGAATGACGGCCCGGCGGCGGCCGTCACGCTGCCGCCGTCGACGAGCACCGAGCTCGTCGCGCCGTTCGCGAGCGTGTCGGACGTCAGCACGCCGGCCGTCGCGCCCTTGAGCGTCGTGCCGGTCAACGCGAGCACGCCGCCGCTGTCCGCGGTCGCGCCGTTGCCGGCCGCGCTGGCGATCGCCGATCCCGTATCGCCGATGCGGCCGCCGTTGCGCGCGACGACGCCGTCGGCCGCGGCACCCGATGCGGTGACTTTCGCGCCCGACAGCAGCGCCGTCGCGCCACCGTCCATGACGACCGCGTGCGCGCCGGCGCCCGTCGTCGCGACGGTCGTGCCGTTGGCCGTGAGCGTCGAATCCGCGCCCGATACGAACAGGCCGCGCGCGTTGGCGCCGGCGGTGCGGACGACCGTTGCCGCGTCGGTCGCGATGCGCGCGCCCGCGCCGGTCGATGCGAGGCCGTCGGCGCCATTGCCGGTGGTCGCGATCTGCGTGCCCGACAACGCGATCGCGGTGTTCGCGCCGAGGTTGCGGACCCCGCTGCCCGAGCCGCCGACCGCGATCGACGTCGCGCCGGCCGCGAGCCCGCCGCCCGATACGGTCGAGTCGATCAGCACGCCGTCGGCGCTGCCGTTCGCGACGACGGTGCCCGCGCCCGACAACGCGACCGATGCGCCGGCGCCCGTCAGGCGCACGCCCGCGATGCCATCGTCGGCTTCGATCGAACCCGTGTTGGCGAGCGTCGCCGACGCACCCTTCACGAGCGCGCCGGTGCCGTCGGCTACGCGGATCGTCGACGCGTTGTTCACCGTGCCGAGCGTGCCGGCCACGACGCCCGTCGAGCCGGCGCCCGTCAGCAGCACCGTGTCGCGGTTCTCGAGCGTGCCGAGGTTTTGCGCGACGAAGCCCGTCACGCCGGCGGTCGACGACGCGACGGCGGCGTCGTTGATCAGCGTCGTCGCGACCGGCGCGCCGGCATTCGCGCCGGCGAGGTCGTGCGCCTGGCCGTCGACGACGCCCGCGGTCGCGCCGGCCGCGTTCAGGTTGATCGTCGCGCCCGCATCGATCGTGCCCTTCGCGCCGCCTTCGACCGCGATCGCGATGCCGTTCGCGCCGTTGACGTTGTAGATTGCGTTGCCCGTCGACAGCGTGGTGCCGGCGTCGGTCGCGAGCACGCCGCGCGAATGCTGGCCGTTGACGTCGGTCGTCAGCGCGCCGGCTGCCGACCTGCCCGTGTAGGTCGCGCCGCCCGCGACACGGAACAGCGTCGAGTC encodes the following:
- the gltK gene encoding glutamate/aspartate ABC transporter permease GltK produces the protein MHQFDWSSIPGALPTLWTGAIVTLQITLIAIVVGIVWGTLLALMRLSGVKPLAWFAQGYVTVFRSIPLVMVLLWFFLIVPQLLQGVLGLSPTIDIRLASAMVAFSLFEAAYYSEIIRAGIQSVPRGQVNAAFALGMNYAQAMRLVILPQAFRAMVPLLLTQAIVLFQDTSLVYVISLADFFRTAANVGDRDGTTVEMVLFAGACYFVICSLASVLVKSLQKKVTR
- a CDS encoding glutamate/aspartate ABC transporter substrate-binding protein: MKYHKAVLMVAALCAFASGAHAQETGTLKKIKDTGVIALGHRESSIPFSYYDQSQQVVGYSREFQLKVVDAVKKKLNLPNLQVKNIPVTSQNRIPLVQNGTVDIECGSTTNNTERQQQAAFSDTIFVIGTRLMTKKDSGVKDFADLKGKTVVTTAGTTSERLLRKMNNDKQLGMNIISAKDHGDSFNTLESGRAVAFMMDDALLAGERAKAKQPGEWVIVGTPQSEEAYGCMMRKGDADFKKVVDDAISQVEKSGEAAKIYAKWFENPIPPKGLNLNFPLSDSMKKLYANPNDKALD
- a CDS encoding amino acid ABC transporter permease — protein: MSYHWNWGIFLSPVSTGEPTTYFGWLMSGFRVTIEVSLAAWVIALIVGSLFGVLRTVPNKWLSAIGTAYVSIFRNIPLIVQFFIWYLVIPELLPASIGTWIKQLPPGTQFFTASIVCLGLFTGARVCEQVRSGINALPKGQRAAGLAMGFTQWQTYRYVLLPVAYRIIVPPLTSEFLNIFKNSAVASTIGLLDLSAQARQLVDYTAQTYESFIAVTLAYVLINLVVMSLMRWIEGRTRLPGYIGGK
- a CDS encoding autotransporter outer membrane beta-barrel domain-containing protein, with product MNHSFRSIWSETAGCWVAVAETARARGKRSGGESGASRGAAHTATRRSPLRVAALGAALAALSAGSAYASTCGSGAAVASGGTCALGSFSPTVNDNLAGATTVSGGDTVGVTGAWTGAGGDPGYTLTPIGSATVVSGNPNQPLLSLGGKTQSISTPDSITDTRTSVATYNSSAFSASTAGSTNVPVYHDVNGNQYVNTRIGTVDNSGGTLNVSIGNPANAPDAAGNAISIAPKQTDLTFADGTGSAKSVVNWNSRNQIWLGTGDYLASGGPVGSIRLDVPAYAGKFTAFDGSAWNVTDAASLAAYNDFLVRSVQSGALGSQAAYDSAFGQAVTFSQQTFQYANNVSAGDKNTLPIDHLSVMHGTGANATLHIGKDGQIDFRGTDTIDSSSAVLAENGARFVNDGRLSGDFTLVRLLTGASGVNNGAISSGYASGDNFNTGGSAQPGNFGFNAYTEGNGVYANGAGTTFVNNGVMNVGAWNLVGNRPDLQNYAVAATDGASGSNTGTINVGVNATTLDSQVIGGLVAGGSFTNEAGGTIYLGRAAQYDAASPEAANDVALSAHAYGILLGASGTASNLGTIVIGSQTQNGAALASIGSSSGTLTNAGSIVVNGAAPGTPLANVGMLAADSAATVTNTGTITLNGVNGIGIMVVGTGTKATVVTSTGTINVAGGLDPASGTRNYGVWAEGPLAKATLDGALNLTGTGAIGVHARSGATIDVGANAVPAFMSGTNQIGFYAYGAGSKINVAARRLSVDTDDSTLFRVAGGATYTGRSAAGALTTDVNGQHSRGVLATDAGTTLSTGNAIYNVNGANGIAIAVEGGAKGTIDAGATINLNAAGATAGVVDGQAHDLAGANAGAPVATTLINDAAVASSTAGVTGFVAQNLGTLENRDTVLLTGAGSTGVVAGTLGTVNNASTIRVADGTGALVKGASATLANTGSIEADDGIAGVRLTGAGASVALSGAGTVVANGSADGVLIDSTVSGGGLAAGATSIAVGGSGSGVRNLGANTAIALSGTQIATTGNGADGLASTGAGARIATDAATVVRTAGANARGLFVSGADSTLTANGTTVATTGAGAHAVVMDGGATALLSGAKVTASGAAADGVVARNGGRIGDTGSAIASAAGNGATADSGGVLALTGTTLKGATAGVLTSDTLANGATSSVLVDGGSVTAAAGPSFAARGGTADIAVRNGTVVTAGNGTLLNLANGSNVTFNASAVNLTGDIVSDASSTGNVFLANGTTLTGTIDPVALTIDGTSTWRMTGSSVLSSLDNAGLVAFAAPAGSPTLTGSYKTLTTGSYIGNGGTIALNTYLGADASPTDRLIVNGGAASGTTGLKIANTAGTGAKTTGDGIPVVVTANGGTTAASAFHLAGPVQAGAYEYRLYRGGQGDANGWYLRSQLDPTDPGDPTIHPSGGGSGNGGSGTLAYRPGVAGYSLTPLLNADYGFSTLGKLHERVGDIYNLGKQQPGNRDGVWGRIGGQSLDADAGRFAADERTFFAQFGKDWTLDQAPGGSSTHAGVTASIGVSNASFSDMARADSPNLSTSTGSVEMHAQSVGGYWTRYLTDGTYFDSVGQVTHYGNRYRDSYGNEASQNGFGIALSQEVGKPFGIGGTPIAIEPQAQLMYQYLKLNGFNDNVSAVSGTTTHALRGRVGVRIFRPNLEANSGGGAATPYFTADVLHDFLSPGQTVVGGTPFATHLGRTWYELGVGVTAGFGKSGELYANAKIARNIGGAYRRGIVGQVGYRYSW
- a CDS encoding amino acid ABC transporter ATP-binding protein, encoding MISIKNVSKWYGQFQVLTDCTTEVKKGEVVVVCGPSGSGKSTLIKTVNGLEPFQQGEILVNGQSVGDKKTNLSKLRSKVGMVFQHFELFPHLSITENLTLAQIKVLGRGKDEAADKGMKLLDRVGLKAHAHKYPGQLSGGQQQRVAIARALSMDPIAMLFDEPTSALDPEMINEVLDVMVELAQEGMTMMVVTHEMGFAKKVAHRVIFMDKGAIVEDDRKDDFFSNPKSERAKDFLAKILH